Within Amycolatopsis sp. FDAARGOS 1241, the genomic segment CGCGGCAAGAGCCGAGGATCGTGCCATCAGCCGGCTTGAACTGCCAGATCGGCCAGCGCCGGAGTTCCCGCGCCAGACGGCGGCGGCCACAACAAAAATGAATCAGGCCTCCGATTCCTCCGGCCTATAAGACATTTAAATGCCCACCCGTCGAATGCCGGCCACCACTTCCCGAATCCGGGATTAGACTGCTCACGTGCGAATCTACCTTGGCTCCGATCACGCCGGACTCGAACTGAAGAACCACTTTGTCAAGCGGCTCACCGAACTCGGCCACGAGGTGATCGACGTCGGCCCCGCCGTTTACGACGCGAACGACGACTACCCGCCGTTCTGCGTCGAGGCGGCGCGGCGCGTCGTCGCCGACGACGGCAGTCTCGGTCTCGTCATCGGCGGTTCCGGGAACGGAGAACAGATCGCCGCGAACAAGGTGCCCGGCGCCCGCGCCGCGCTGACCTGGAACGTGGACACGGCCAGGCTGGCCCGTCAGCACAACAACGCGCAGCTGGCCGGCATCGGCGCCCGGATGCACACGGTCGAGGAGGCCGAGCGCATTGCGGACGCGTTCCTCACCACCGAGTTCGAGGGCGGCCGCCACCAACGCCGGCTCGACCTGCTGTCGGACTACGAGCGCACCGGTGAGCCGCCCGCGCTGCCAGGAGAGTAGCCGGCAGACGTGAGTGGCTGCGCCGGCGGGAAACCGGCGCAGCCACTCACGAATGGCGGTGAGGCAGCCCTAGTGCGGGTCCTGGGCCGGCCGGCCGAGCCCGAGCTGTCGTTCGATCTCTTCCCACCGGCCGGCGTCGTCGGAGACCACACGGCCGCTGTCGCGAGCGGCCCACGCCGTCGTGACGACGGACTGCAGCAGTGTGCCGGTGTCGCCGTCGCTCGGCACGCGGGGTACGGCGTCCGGCGCGAGTTCGACGAGGTGCTCGGGCGAAGTGAGGGGCAGCGGCAGCGCAGGCGCGAGAAGTCCGCTCAGGCCGGCGGCCACGTACGTCGGACGCGCAGGCCGCTCGGCGAACGCCAGGTCCCGGAGCCGGGAGGCCCCGCTCAGGACGAAGAGCGAGTCGAGGCCGGCCGAGTTGGCGCCCTCGATGTCGGTGCCCAGCAGGTCCCCGCACACCAACGTGTCCGGCTGCTCGGTGCCGAGCCGGGTGCGGGCCAGGTCGAACAAGGCGGGCTGCGGCTTGCCGACGACGTGCGGCGAGGCGCTGGTCGCGGTCTGCACCAGCGCGACCAACGCACCGTTGCCTGGCGCGCGCCCGTAGGGCGTGGGCAGCGTGAGGTCGACGTTCGTGGCCACCCAGGTGGCTCCGGCTTCGGCGAGGTAGCCGACCGCCGCGAGCTCGCGCCAGGTGATGTCGAACCCCAATCCCTGAACGACCGCCTCGACCGGTGTGCCGTCCAGCTCCGCGACGCGGACCGGGGTCAACCCGGCCTCGGCGAGGGCGTGAGCGACACCCGGCCCTCCGACCGCGCACACGGGCGCTCCCGGAACCAGCCGTTCCGCCAGGTGCGCCGCGGCCGCCTGGGAACTGGTGACCACCGACCAGCGCCGCTGCGCGACGCCCAGTCTCCGCAGGTGGTCGCCCACGTCCTCGGGAGGGCGGGAGGCGTTGTTGGTCGCGAAGACGACCGGCACGTCGGCCGCCGTCACCCGGTTCAGGGTCTCCACCGCACCGGGAAGGGCGTGGGGGCCGCGGTAGACCACGCCGTCGAGATCACAGATCAGTCCCCGGTAGCGCGTGATGAGCGGCTCGGTCCGGACGGACGTCGTGGTGATCTCACTCATCACTCAGCCATTCCCTGCTCACTCGAAATCGATTCCGAGATGCTCGCGCCACCTCGCCTGCCGGCGTTCGGACCTGACGATCCGCACCGTGTCCGGCTTCGAGCACATCACGATGGACTGGGTGGTCGTGCGGCCCGCGTGGTTCTGGACACCGCGCAGCAGCTCGTTGCCGGTCACCCCGGTGGCGCAGAACAACACGCTCTCTCCGCGCACCAGGTCCTCGGTGTGGAGGACTTCGCCTAAGTCTTGGGACTTCTCGGGGTCGCCGGGCCGTAGCCGGACCTGCAACGCCCCACCCAGGCAGGACAGGCCGGCCGCGGCGATGACCCCTTCCGCCGCTCCCCCGGTGCCCAGCAGGAGGTCCACCGGGCTTTCGGGACGCGCCACGGCGATCGCACCCGCGACGTCGCCGCCCTCGAGCAAGTGGACCCGTGCGCCCGCATCGCGGATTTCGTGCACGAGCTCCCGGTGCCGGGGCCGGTTGAGCACGGCGACGACGACATCCGACACCCGGACGTCCTTGACCTTGGCGACCGCTCGCAGGTTCTCCGCCACCGGGCGGGTGACGTCGACCACGTCGACGCATTCGGGGCCGACGGCCAGCTTCTCCATGGACCGGACCGGCGACGGGTCGTACATCGCGCCGCGTTCGGCGACCGCGATCGCCGCGAGCGCGTAGGGCACGTCGCCGGCCTTCGAAAGGGTGCCGTGGCCCGCGCTGAGCCCGACGTCGCAGACCGGCCCGTCGCCGTCGCCGACGTCCGCGCCCTTGAACAAGACGGGCGTATCCCGCTTCTCACCCTCACCGATCACCACGACGCCGCGCATCGACACCGACATGATGAGCTGGTGCATCGCATCGACGGCGGCGGCCTTGCCGCTGTTCTCGTCGCCGTGTCCGACCCACTTGCCGGCGGCGATAGCGGCGGCCTCGGTGACCCGCACGAGTTCGAGCGCAAGGGTGTGATCGAGCCCGCACGAACCGTCGTTGCGGCCGGAAACCCCGCGGGTGCCCCATTCCTGAGCTGTCATCGACTTCAATCCCCTCGAACGAGTGCTGGCACAAGACCGGGTGCAGGACCGGCGACGAGAGCGGCCGTGAACGCCGAGCCGAGAGCGACCGGACCGGCAACCCAAGTCGCCGATCCGGTCGCCCTCGTCATCGAGACACCGGCCGCCGGCACCGCGGCCGGACCTCCGGCTCGAACGCTCAGCGGGCGGCCGCGTTCGCGACGGCTCGATCGGAGAGCACCTTCTGGGCCGCGGCGCGCTTGCCCTCGTCGCCGCGCCAGGTCTCCAGTGCCGGCCCGACCAGTGCCCGGCCGAACGAGTAGGTGAGCTCCCAGGGAAGCGGGTCGAGCTTCTGCATCGCCCCGAGGTGCTGCGTCGCCACTTCCGGCTTTTGCCCACCGGAAAGGAAAGCGATACCCGGCACGGACGCCGGCACAGTCGCCCGCAGAGCGTCCACTGTGGCCCGGGCGACGTCCTCCACCGTGGGCCGTTCGGTGCTGCCGGAGCCCGCGACCACCATGTTGGGCTTGAGGACGATGCCGTCGAGCTGCACGCGCATCAGGTCGAGCTCCTCGAAAACGACTTCCAGCACGGAAGTCGTCACCTGCTGGCATTGCGCCAGCGAGTGAGTGCCGTCCATCAGCACCTCGGGCTCCACAATGGGCACGAGGCCACCTTCCTGGCAGAGGCCGGCGTAGCGCGCCAACGCGTGCGCGTTCGCGTGCACCGCCCGGGCCGACGGCATGTTGTCACCGATCGTGATCACCGCGCGCCACTTGGCGAACGTCGCGCCGAGGCGCACGTAGTCCGCGACTCGTTCGCGCAGCCCATCGAGCCCCTCGGTGATCTTTTCGTCGGAGGCTCCCGCCAGCGGCTTCGCTCCGGTGTCGACCTTGATCCCGGCGAGAATCCCGAGATCGTCCAGGAATTCCGGGAACGTGCGGCCGTTGGTCACCTTCTGGTGGAACGTCTCGTCCGCGAGGATGACGCCGCTGATCGACTCCGCGAGCCGAGGCGTCGTGACGATCAACTCACGGTAGATCCGGCGGTTTTCCTCGGTTGGCTCGACCCCCACCTTCTCCAGCCGGGAAGACATCGTTCCGATGCTCTCGTCGGCAGCGAGGATGCCGCGCCTGTTGGACACGAGTGTACGCGCAATCTTATTCAGAGCTGACATCTAACCTTAATCCTCCTGCGCTCGACACCGGACGGTGTGGCCTGGTCGCGACTGGTTCGGCAATCAGGTCGTCGATCAAAGAGACCTCGACCGTCATGCGATGTTTTTTGTGGTGGTTTTCGCCTCCACGAGCCGGGTGCTCTTGATTTTCCGCCCGGGCACGACAACCGGCATCGGACTACCTTTCGACGCGGCGATCTCCACCAGCTCTCGCGCGTACTCCGGGAGGTCCCGGCGCTCGCTCCACGCCGCGTAAATGGGTTTTGCCGGCATCTCCTGGTCGACGGCAACCAGATGCAGCCGGCCTTCCGCGAGTTCGGACCGCACGGTGGAGAGGTTCAGCACCGTCACCCGCTTGCTCGTCGCGACTGCTTGCTTGATCGCCGCGCTGGACGGGAATTCGACATAGCTTCGCGGAGCGCGGGCAGTGCCCAGCAACTCATCCGTGAACTCCCGGAGCCCCGAGCCGCGCTCGCGCAGGACGAGTTGCGCGGATGCCAGCTCGTGCACCGTGACGGCACTGGGCCGCCTGGCCCACGGGTGCTTCGAGCCGACCACCACGGCCAGCCTGTCATCGCAGATGTAGCGGGTGACCATGTCGTCGCCGAATTGCTTCTGCACTTGGCTTCCGGCCTGGCACCAGCCATCGATGAACGCGAGATCGACGTGGCTCGCGCGGATCAGCTGGCGGAGCGTGTCGACGCTGCCGGTCTGCACCTCCACCCGGGCCTCGCCGAACGAGAACCCCGACCGGTTCAGCCATTCGGGGATCAAGTGCTCGGAGATGGCCGGGCTGCCCGCGACCCGTAGCCGTTTCGCATCAGCGGACTGGGAGCCGGAGCCGAACTCCAGCAACTCGCGCGCGGCCTGCATGACGTTGCGGGCGTACTTCGCCAGCATTTCTCCTTCCTCGGTGAGCTTCGAACCGGTAGGAGAGCGCTCCAGCAGCCGGAGACCCAGGCGACGTTCCATCGCGCTGATCCGGATACTGGCGGCCGGCTGCGACAGGCTGTGCGCTTGAGCCGCCTTTCCCACGCTGCCGTAGCTTTCGACCGACAGCAGCAAATCGAGGTCGGCGAGCTGAGGCATCTTTGACGGAAGAACCACGATTTCACCTCTCGCTCAGACTGGGCCCTACTGTGATCTGCGGTCGAAATGCTCGGTTTACGAAGGGTGCCGGATGGCAGCTGTCGACCACACCGGCGACTCGCGGTGTGTTATGAGACTGCCCGGAGGCTGTGTGCTTGGTCAATCCGTTGGGCACGAACGCGCGCCGTGCGCGCATGAACGGCGGCCACAGCGCCACCTGCGGGCGATCTCCGAAATCGGACGGCGGTACTGAATGACAACCGCCTCGAGTTCACGAGCCCGATCTGCTCTCGACCGGCGGCCAAGACGCCCTTCGTGACACCACGGGCACCGTTCGTCCTCCATTCACCGCCGCTCGTTATCCGCACGTTGCCGCACTTCCCGGGCATCGGTGATAGTTTGCGACCGAGCGGCGAATTTCCCGGCGACCTGGCCGCCGCTCGTTTTCGAAAATGCGTATTCACGTCACCGTGCTGCCCATTTTGTGGCGCGGCAGGTGACCGATACCCCCTGCCGGCGCAAGGCTCCGGGATGCATGGGGCACCGGGGCTTTGCGCCATCCACCCGAGTTTCCGGTCAGCGCGTTCGGTGCGCCGCGTCGCACGCGCGCGCTGCCCGTATGGTGACGAGCTCGGATCGCTGCTCCCTGACCACCTTCAGCACGCTTTCGGCGAGCTGCCCGGCCTCGAGCAGGTCGTCCGTGCCCGCCAGCACGCAGTGCTCGACGTCGGTGAACCGGGGAAAGAGCGCGCGAGCGAACGCCACCGCGAACTCGGTCTGGGCGGCTCCCGCCATGCTCTCCAACGCCCGCAAGTAGCGGTCCGCATAAGGTGTGAGCACCGCCTCCTGCCCCGGTTGCCGCAGCCCGGCCATGATGGCTTTCCGTTCCGCGAGCGAGAAGCCGTCGCTGAACAACCGCGTCCACGCTTCTTCTTTGGCCGCACGGGTGGGGCGTGCGGCCGCTACCATCAAGGCGTTCCGGCGGCCGCTGTCGCCCGGGTCTGCTTCCACCGCGACGTTTAGAAGTCCGTCGATGTCGCCACCAGTGGTCGCGAGGCGGAGCAAGGCCCGCCACCGCAGATCTCGATCCGCGTCCAGTTCTGCCCAGGGGGACCGCCCGCACACTATTTCGCTCAGCAGATCGTGATCGCCGGCCTGGACCACCCCGACGAGGGCGCGGGCGAGGACCAGCCGGCGATCGCTGCCCGCGGCGGCGCCGGCCAACTGCTCACGCACTCGGCGCGCCATGACCTTGAGCTGCCGGCAACTGCTGACCGGGTCACCGTAGACCCGCTCCG encodes:
- a CDS encoding ribose-5-phosphate isomerase — its product is MRIYLGSDHAGLELKNHFVKRLTELGHEVIDVGPAVYDANDDYPPFCVEAARRVVADDGSLGLVIGGSGNGEQIAANKVPGARAALTWNVDTARLARQHNNAQLAGIGARMHTVEEAERIADAFLTTEFEGGRHQRRLDLLSDYERTGEPPALPGE
- a CDS encoding HAD-IIA family hydrolase; translated protein: MSEITTTSVRTEPLITRYRGLICDLDGVVYRGPHALPGAVETLNRVTAADVPVVFATNNASRPPEDVGDHLRRLGVAQRRWSVVTSSQAAAAHLAERLVPGAPVCAVGGPGVAHALAEAGLTPVRVAELDGTPVEAVVQGLGFDITWRELAAVGYLAEAGATWVATNVDLTLPTPYGRAPGNGALVALVQTATSASPHVVGKPQPALFDLARTRLGTEQPDTLVCGDLLGTDIEGANSAGLDSLFVLSGASRLRDLAFAERPARPTYVAAGLSGLLAPALPLPLTSPEHLVELAPDAVPRVPSDGDTGTLLQSVVTTAWAARDSGRVVSDDAGRWEEIERQLGLGRPAQDPH
- a CDS encoding fructose-bisphosphatase class II family protein codes for the protein MTAQEWGTRGVSGRNDGSCGLDHTLALELVRVTEAAAIAAGKWVGHGDENSGKAAAVDAMHQLIMSVSMRGVVVIGEGEKRDTPVLFKGADVGDGDGPVCDVGLSAGHGTLSKAGDVPYALAAIAVAERGAMYDPSPVRSMEKLAVGPECVDVVDVTRPVAENLRAVAKVKDVRVSDVVVAVLNRPRHRELVHEIRDAGARVHLLEGGDVAGAIAVARPESPVDLLLGTGGAAEGVIAAAGLSCLGGALQVRLRPGDPEKSQDLGEVLHTEDLVRGESVLFCATGVTGNELLRGVQNHAGRTTTQSIVMCSKPDTVRIVRSERRQARWREHLGIDFE
- a CDS encoding class I fructose-bisphosphate aldolase, whose translation is MSALNKIARTLVSNRRGILAADESIGTMSSRLEKVGVEPTEENRRIYRELIVTTPRLAESISGVILADETFHQKVTNGRTFPEFLDDLGILAGIKVDTGAKPLAGASDEKITEGLDGLRERVADYVRLGATFAKWRAVITIGDNMPSARAVHANAHALARYAGLCQEGGLVPIVEPEVLMDGTHSLAQCQQVTTSVLEVVFEELDLMRVQLDGIVLKPNMVVAGSGSTERPTVEDVARATVDALRATVPASVPGIAFLSGGQKPEVATQHLGAMQKLDPLPWELTYSFGRALVGPALETWRGDEGKRAAAQKVLSDRAVANAAAR
- a CDS encoding LysR substrate-binding domain-containing protein, with product MVLPSKMPQLADLDLLLSVESYGSVGKAAQAHSLSQPAASIRISAMERRLGLRLLERSPTGSKLTEEGEMLAKYARNVMQAARELLEFGSGSQSADAKRLRVAGSPAISEHLIPEWLNRSGFSFGEARVEVQTGSVDTLRQLIRASHVDLAFIDGWCQAGSQVQKQFGDDMVTRYICDDRLAVVVGSKHPWARRPSAVTVHELASAQLVLRERGSGLREFTDELLGTARAPRSYVEFPSSAAIKQAVATSKRVTVLNLSTVRSELAEGRLHLVAVDQEMPAKPIYAAWSERRDLPEYARELVEIAASKGSPMPVVVPGRKIKSTRLVEAKTTTKNIA